The window GTAAGACATGTTAAACGATGACTATGAGAAAGCAGCTGACATTATTCGAGAGGGAGAGGCAGTCGTATTCTCTGGTGCAGGTATTTCCACAGATTCTGGAATACCAGATTTTAGATCTCCCACAGGACTGTGGAAACAAGAAAATTTTATCTCGCTTGCCTCTATAGAAGCGCTATACGAGAGAAGAAGCGAGTTTATAAAGTTCTACAGAGAGAGGCTTTCAAAGATAAAGCTTGCAAACCCAAATAGATCGCACGAGATAATCGCAAAATTCGAAGAAATGGGGCTTGTAACAGACGTAATAACCCAAAACATTGACAGATTGCACCATAAAGCAGGATCAAAAAAAGTTATTGAAATACACGGCAATTTAGATGAGGCCTATTGCAGAACCTGCAAGTCTATATTTCCATCGAACATTTTAGACGAGGTAGAAATGTGTCCAAATTGCGGTGGAGCAATTGGACCAAACATCGTCTTATTTGGCGAGGCTATGCCTGATAGTTTCAACGATGCAATTGAGATTATTAAACAGGCTAAAACTTGTATTGTTATAGGTTCAAGCCTAAGCGTTTATCCAGCTGCAGCTATCCCAGAAACTGCATTAAAGTTCAATGAAAAGTTAATCATAATTAACAAAACGAGAACTCATTTAGATGGGTTCGCTGATGCGGTATTTAACGAGGACTCAAGCTTAGCCCTTGAAGAAATTTATAAAAAACTAACGTCTTAAGAACAAAATAATCGCCTTTAGATAATCTCAATCTAAAGGCGATTAATATATTGCAATTATAAATTATTTTGTAAGGATTGGCTTCCCTTCCCAGGTAATTGAATCCAAGATCTTCATATCGTTTGCAACAGCTTCCTGAGGAAGCTTTACATAGCCCAATGCTTCACTATACTTTTGTCCATCGGTTATTATCCACTTTACCAGATCGAGAACTGCTTTTGCCTTTGCTATATCGTTGCCCTTATAATTCATCTCTTTGTGCAGGAGTATAAATGTGAATCCAGTTATAGGATAGCCCGCAGGATTCGATGTATCGAGCACAAGAGCTCTCATATCAGAGGGCAGCTGCACTCCTTCGAATGCCTTTTGGGTGCTTTCAAGAGTTGGAGCGATAATATTTCCAGATTTATTCTTCACCTTTGCAGTTGTAATATGGTTTTGGATAGCGTATGTTAGCTCTACATACCCTATTGAATATGGGTTTTGTTTAATAATAGCGGTAACTCCCTCGCTGCCCTTCCCACCAAGACCTACGGGCCACTTAACTGAAGTTCCAGCTCCAGAAGTACTCTTCCAATCAGGGCTCATAAGAGAAAGATAATTTGTAAAGATGAATGTCGTTCCAGAGCCATCAGATCTGTGAGCTACCGTTATGGGCTTGTCTGGAAAGTTTACTCCAGGATTTAGCTTTTCAAGATATGGGTCATTCCAATTCTTGATCTTCCCAAGATATATATCCGCTATAGCCTTGCCGTCCAAAATAAGGTCTTTGACCCCAGGTATATTGTAGGCCATAACCACAGCACCTGCAGCATCTGCAATAGTGACCACTCCGCCAGGCACCGTCTGCATCTCTTTTTCTGACATATAAGCATCGCTTGCCGAAAAGTCTGTAGTACCGTCCTTAAGAGCGTTTATCCCTCCGCCAGAACCTATTGATTGATAGTTTACCTCTACGCCCTTAACATTCTTATAATCCTCAAACATCTTTGAAAATAGAGGATAAACAAAGGTAGAACCAGCGCCAGTAAGCTGTTTTACCTGAGAAGCTGACTGAGGAGCATTTGAGCCAGAGCATCCTGACACATAAAAAACTGCAGCCACAAGCAAAAAGACGCCTAATAAAGAAAGCAAAATTCTTTTCATAAATAACCTCCTAATAAATTTTGTACCTGAACCAATATACAGTCAAAATGTTAATAAGATGTTAATTTTTAGTTAAATTATAGTTAATTGTCTGATAGTTTGCTTGGTAATGAAAGTCCCATTTTCTTTGTAAATTCATCCTCTGACAGAATCAATGATGGTTGACTCATATAAATTGGGGTAAAATAATTACCCTAAAAAGATCTTAACAACCACACTCTTCAATTTTAGGTAAAAGCCTATCATTAAGTTTAGAAATAAGAGAAGGGCTAATGTCCAAATACCATACATGTTAGTCAATACTTCCTGAATGTCTCTTAAGGCCATACCCTTAGAATACATAGCTATAATCTTACTTTATAAATCATCAATCACAGTTTGGCGCTTAAGAAAAATTCTAGTTTCAAATTCACTATTTCTATCTCTTGGAGTTTTTAACTTTAATTTCACTCATATCAGTTGTAATGGTTTTAGGAAAATAACTATTTCTGTATTTTTCTTTAGAAGACCTGTCAAACTTTTTATATCCGAGAAATTCATCAAATTCAGCTTCTAATGCTTTTTATAAAATTTGTTGAATAAGACTTTTTGATTTTTTCTCTAATTTGCTTAGGTTCCAGTACTCTTTTTTTTGTTTTAAACATTGGAAATTTTTACCTCCTTATATATGATAGTTTAAATACTCCTACACAGTTTAGTAAACAATCCAATGTCCTATCTGATCGAGCAACAACCTATGAAACAGCCCATTTTCAATAATTTGGTAGCTAACATAGTATTCTTTTTTCTTATCGCTTTCACAAAACAAAAGATTTGTATTAGCATTGCCTAAATTCATATTTTCCCCTATGTTTTAATTTTAATTTTTCTTACAACATCAATTACATATTTTTTCTGTTCAAGAGATATGCTTTCTTTTTGCAAGATCTCTTTTAACCAAAGAAGCATCATCTTTTTCCAAAAATCATATAAATTGTTTTGAATACAATAATCTCTCTCGCTTTCCAATAGTTTAATCAAATCTATAAGCATCTTATTATGAAAAGAGGTAGAAGTACTTTGAGAATGAATTCTATATCCTGCAACCGATTGATTGAAAAACTTAAACCTATACTTTTTTGAAAGGGCTATCCAGAGAGGCATATCTTCTACAAAAAAGTCTTCATTAAACCCTCCAACGTCCAAAATGCATTCGGTCTTAGCAAGCCAAGATACAGCAGGCAAATACCCCCTAAAAAGAGTCTTATATGTCCCGAACTCGTCTTCATTTAGATAGTTAAAGTCGTCTCTATCGGAAGCAAGAATGATCATCACGCTCTCCGACTCAATAGAACCCTTTTGCACTCTAACAACTTCTCCATGTTCGTTTATATATGTCGCATCCCCAAAAACAATCACATAGTTATCTGGCAATCTTTCAAGCTCCTTAACAAGCAAGCTTATCTTATCTCGATAAATGACGTCATCTGATGCGCTAAAAGAACAGTATCTGCCTTGCGCCCATTTTAAGCACTTATTTAATGTCTTTGCTATACCGTTATTTTTATCCGAGTTTATGTACTCAAATCTAACGAATCTATTCTTACAGATATCTATCATTTCGCATATCTTGCTGTGTGTATTATCTGTCGAACAGTCATTTATAATAATAAATTCAATATTTTCGTAATTTTGATCTATAACGCTTTTTATGGCTTCCTGTACAAATTTTTCGTGATTGTAAGCAGGCATTGCAATCGTTACAAGAGATTTTTCCATTAATTTCTCCTTAAGGCTATTCTGTAAGATATTATAACTAACTAAAACCTCTCACTTATTTATTTCGATAAAGCCTTGAAATCTCAACAAATGTTGTAATTATAATAGCAACTTTTATGAAGCTTGTAACAATTTTGTAACAAATGCTTTTGGCAGTCTCGATAGAAATAGTTCAATGAATTTTTTCAGGTTGTTTTCAGTCAATGCAAAGTTTTCAGATATACTCATTCCCTTTTAAATTTTTACTAAATAATCCCATTAGATTTTCTGAAAATTTATACCTATAAAACTCACTAAATTGGATTTATAACATTCACCATTAATTTGTCGTTCAACAAAAAATCTATATCTCCATCTTTATTCTTTCTTACGCTTTCGCTTATGAAGTCATTGATACCATAAAGCATATTTTCAATAGTGGCCCAATTCCATCCTTAAAGGCTACCACTCTTAATTTCATCATTTAAACTTATTAATTATTTCTACAATTTTCCTTGTGTCATCCAGATTCTGTACCCCACTTATAGGCAAGCTTAAAACTTCTCGATGTATCTTCTCAGTAATTGGCAGAGAAAGAAGTCCCCATTCTTTGTGTGAACTTTGCTTGTGCGGTGGAATTGGATAATGTATCATGGTTTGAATGCCATTTTCACTCAAATATTTTTGAAAAGTTTCCCTTTCTTCTGTTCTAACTACAAATAAGTGCCAAACGTGGCCTTTTTCATCTCTTACTTGAGGCAGGATAATTTTATCGTTTTCAATGTTTTCAAGATAGAACTTTGCAATTTTCCTCCGTTTTTCTATTTCATCGTCTAAATATTTTAACTTAACCCTCAAGAAAGCAGATTGCATCTCATCAAGCCTACTATTAATTCCTTTATAGATATTTTCATATTTCTTATGACTCCCATAGTTACCAAGTGCTCTTATGCATTCTGATAAATCATAGTCATTTGTAGTAATTGCCCCAGCATCCCCTAAAGCGCCAAGATTTTTCCCAGGGTAGAAGCTAAATCCGCTTGCATCTCCAAGATTCCCGCTTCTTTTTTCTTTATAATATGCCCCGTGAGATTGAGCAGAATCTTCAATTAACTTTAAATCATATTTTTTAACTATTTTATCTATCTTTTCCATTTCACAGGTCTGCCCATAAAGGTGAACTGCTAATATGGCTTTCGTTTTAGGAGTAATCTTTTCTTTTATTTTAGATGGATCAATTAGATATGTGTTAATGTCTGGTTCTACCAAAATCGGTTTTAAGTTGTTGTGAGAAATAGCAAGAATCGAAGCGATATATGTATTTGCTGGAACTATCACCTCATCGCCATCGCTCATAATACCAAGCTCTTTGTACGATCTAAGTATTAAAATAAGAGCATCAAGACCACTCGCCACTCCTACGCAATATTTTGTCCCACAATATTCGGCAAACTCTTTTTCAAATGCACTGCACTCATTGCCTTGAATATACCAACCGCTATTTATCAAATTATCAAAAGCTTTCTCATATTCATTAAAGTATTGAGCGTTAATATTTTTTAGGTCTAAAAATGGTATTTTTGTCTTTCTACTTTTTAAAAATTCAAAAAAGTTATCAGTATGTACTACAATATCAGGATATTTATTTGACATATCCTTATCTCTAGTAACTACAAATCCACCTATTGCTCTTGTAGAGGCTATAATCAGGGCATCTTCTAAATCTTGTGTGTTTGTATCTATATAAGAAGGTGTTTTTGCAATTTTAAAGTCTTTTAGTATCTCTGATATAAAATTTTGGCTAATTTTCAAGCATTGCTTTTTTGTAATCTGTGGGAAGTCCTGCTTTATTTGAGCATATTTCAAAAAGAGTATGTTGTCCAAAGATGAAGAGGAAAGATATAATTCTATATTTTTATTATTTTTACAATACTCATAGATCTTTCTTGAGATTTTAAAGAGAATATCCCTTTTTTCACTGCTAAAATCTAAAACTACATTTATATCAAAAACTACTTTTAGCATCAAGGTATTCTAAGTACGCATCGGGCAAAAAATCATCATCTAAAAAAATATTTCCGCTCGCTTTGTAGGATATCTCTTTCCAATGCATCTCTATATATTCATCAGAATAAGTCTTTTTCTCTGGTTCAGATTCTTTAATTATCTCTAAATCATCATTTCCAAAGCTTTTCAAAATCCCTAATATCTTATTTAATAATTTTTCATTTTTAATATCTAATAACAATTTCATTTCTAACTCCTTTAATACATACTTGATATAAATATAAATATAAAATTTTATAACTTATAATTATTTAATTAAATCATAGCAAGTATCTCTTATACTTTAACTTTATATTTTCATAATCTTTTTTATCTAAACAAAAATAATAATTTAACTCATCTTCACTAACAATCTCAGCCCCAAATCTCTTATGAAAAGCAATAACTTTATCATTATCTTTCCTAACATCGAAGTGCGACTTATCAAAACCTAAAGTTTTAAAACCAAATTCATATATTTGAATAACTGATTCGATAGCAGTTGATTTTGGAGCATCATCTTTTATAATCCAACTGCCCCAACAAAAAGAATTTTGCTTAAAATCATACATCCTTACAAGACCATAACTATCTCCCTCTTTAGACTCAATGACAAAATAAAACTCTTTTCTTTCTTCTTCTCTTTTTTTATACTCTTTTATCCAGTCTATTTGATTTTTTACAGTACCATTAATTTTTGAAAGATATTTCGCTTTCTTATCTTGCCTCATAAGATAAATAAAATCAGCATCTTTAAACTCTACTGTGCGCAAATTAATACTTTTACCAAATAATATCATCAAAAATATCCAAAAATAATATAAATAATTTACAATATTTATTCATTTATTATCTCCTTTCACAAACTTCAAAAACTCATCATAATCTCTAAAATAGTCACTCGGGTCATAATATTTATCAGTCAATACCAATACAACACAATCTGGAGTAAAATCAAACATTTCATGCCAAACTAAATCCTCTATAAGGATCCCCAATTTTGGAGAATTTAACTCTACAACTTCTTTTTCTGATCCATTATCAAGCAAGAACTTACAACTGCCGCTTACACAGATAGCTATTTGTTTTAGACTTTTATGAGCATGAAACCCTCTCTTAACTCCATGTTTCGTATCAAATATATAATAAACCCTTTTTATTTCAAAAGGAATATTTTTAAACGATTCAATGGCAATTAAAGAGCCTCGCTCATCTCCCTTAATATCAAAATTTATAAATTTAATATCCAACGCCCTACTCCTTAAATATTATTGATAAATACAAATAAGTTTCTTAACTTTAAAAAATTTAGAAGCTTATTATAATTGAAAAATAGAAAATATATCAATTGTAAATGATAAGTTTTCTCTGCTTTCAAAGCAATTTAAATCTCAAGAACGTATCCAAAACCTCTTCTTGTCTTGAGTATCTGTGGATCCGAAGGATCTGTTTCTATCTTTTCTCTTAACCTTCTAATATATACGTCTACCATCCTTGCCTCTACAAAATATTCCTCTCCCCAGACCTTATCGATAAGCTTCTCTCTTGAGTACGTCTTTCCAGAATGCTCAAACAAAAAAACCAACAGTTTATATTCAGTGGCGGTAAGGGTCATCAGATCTCCTTGAAAAAAAATCTGGCTTTTTTCCAGATCTATCTTAAATGGCCCCTTTTCTGATATTTTATTGAAACCCTCGTTTCTTCTTATAAGGCTTTTTACCCTTGCAAGGAGTTCTCTCATGCCGAAAGGCTTCGTCAGATAGTCATCAGCCCCCAGGTCCAATAAACTTACCTTATCGTGTTCCTCTGAAAGCGCTGATAGGACTAAAATAGGAGTTTTTGAGCCCCTTGCCCTTAGAACCTTAAGAACCTCAGACCCAAACATATCAGGAAGCATTAGGTCGAGTATTACAAGAGATGCTTTTGTTTCATCAAAGTTATCAAAGGCTTGGCTGGCACTAAAAGCCTGAAAGACCTCAAAACCGTTTATATTTAAAAAGGTCTTGATATTTTCAGATATATCTATTTCGTCTTCCACCAAAAGAATTGTATTATTCATATTTTTATTATAATATCAGATATTATGGAAATTTTAAAAGATGTTATTGAACTAATTGAATATCCCGTTTTAATAATTGACAAAAGCGGGCAAATAGTTTGCTACAACAAAAAGTTCAAAGAATTTTCGTGGATAAAAGATTTAGACGGAAAATATTACTTTGAGGTTCTTAGATTCTCTGAGGCACATGAAATTCTTAAAGATAATAAAATTAAAGATTTTGAAAAAGAAATATTCCTTGGCATAAATGCAAATAAATATACCTTTATTTTGAAGTCATCACAGGATGTCAGAATCATAGCCTTGAAGCCAGGAGAAAATAAGGAAGAATCCGAGCTTAGAAAAAAGCTCCTTGGCCAGATCTCTCACGAACTAAAAACACCAATTGCAGTTATTAGCTCGATTGTCGAAACAGGAGAGGTCACAGGCAAGATAGATTCAATATTTTCAGAAAAGGTACTTGATAAAATAAAAAGACTCGACCTTGCGCTGAATAATGCCATAGTAATAACAAAGATTCAGTTAGGATTGATACATATTGAGAGGGTCAAGATCAATCTCTTGTCATTTTTAGAAGAGGTGTTAAGGGACTCTCTACCAGAGCAATACTATCTAAATGCTATATTGTTTGTTGACAAGGATAGAACTATAGAAACAGATCCATATATATTTAAAACTATAACAAAAAATATTTTTTTAAACTCGTTAATACACGGAAAAGAGCCAATATATGTTAGTTTTGATGGAAATATACTAACAGTAAAGGATGGCGGAATGGGCTTCAAGGAGAAAGAGCTCATAGAACTAAACAAAGAAGAGGGCTCGGCAGGTCTTGGAACTGCTATAGTTAAAAGCCTTGCAAGGATTTCTGGAATTCGCACACATTTTTCAAACGAAAACGGTGCCAAAGTAGAATTGAAATTTTAAATGTCCCCCAAAAAATTTTGGGGGACATTTATTTTAATTATTTTATAGTTTGAAAGACTGTTGAAACGCCTTTTGCAGGCTCTTCTTGCAGACCCTTGTGATGAGTTTTGTCCCAGAAAGGAACCTCATCATTTATCCAGATAAGCCACATCTTCCACATAGCCTGTACATAGGCAATTAACCAGTGCAGCGAGAAAAACCAATATCTTAGTGGAACATAAAGCAGAGACTTTCTTGGCAGACCTAAGACCCTTGCGCCTACGCTTGCATTAACTAAGAATGCAAAAGCCAAAAAGTTCAATATAAACGATGGCAATGTAGTGTAAAACATAAATATTCTTGTAATTTCAAGCAAGAGGTAAGCATAGCCGACCAAGGTCAGATATGGCAAGAAGATTGAGAATAGAGTAAGACTAAGATCGAGCTTTTTGTTAAAAGCCATTTTTGAAAGGAAGATCTTTGGAGTGTGTTCCATAAGACACTGGAGGTATCCAAGTGCCCACCTAGTACGCTGCCTCACAAGGGCGCCAAAATTTTCGACTCCCTCCTGATAGACAGATGCCTCAGGGCAAAATCTTATATTGTATCCAGCCTCATATAATCTTAAAGATAGCTCAAGATCTTCAGTAAGAGCGTGCTCGTGCCATCCGCCCACAGAAAGAACTGCCTCTTTCTTTGTAATCTGGCCGTTACCACCCAGAGTAGGAGCTCCATCCAGAAAATCTCTGCCCTCTTGATATATTCTTGTAAATATCGCAAATTCATCATCCTGCGCCTTTGTAAGAAAGCTCTTCTGTGCGTTGTACATTCTAACTAAGGACTGGACACCGCCAACCTTTGGATCAGATAGATATGGAACACACGTGCTTATAAAGTCAGCAGGAATCTTCGTATCAGAGTCAAAAACAGCAATGACTTCACCGTCTGACTCTCTCAAGCCAGCCATCAAGGCAGCAGGCTTACCCCTTTTTGCATCCTGTCCCTGGTATACGACCTTTAGATCAGAATATTCGCCCTGCATCTGTTTTAGAATGACAGGGGTATTGTCGCTCGAAACGTTATCTACGACGATTACCTCAAATAGCCTTTTGCCGCTCTCGTCTCTGTAATCCTGGTTTATAGCATCAAGGATGGTATTTCTTATAACATTCTCTTCATTGTGCGCAGGTATCAATATGCTCACAAAAGGCCTGTAGCTATCATCTATCTTTTGGACTTCAAATTGTTTTATTATGAATCCGCCCAATATAACAGAACCGTACACAATAAAAAACATCATCAACCATTGAAGCCACTCGAAGGTATGCGTGGCAATGCCCTGCAAAAAAGCAAAAAACAGCAGTGAGGTAAAAAAAGGAAGACTGATCTTAGCAAGTTTTGACATAATTTAGCCTACCAAAATATTCCCATTAGCAATGCAAGCACTATAAAAACCCCTGCCACATAAGCAGTAATCTTTGTCAAGCCTGACGCAGAACCTTGAGGAGACGTAAATAGCCTTGCCTCTCCGCCAATGGATCCAAGACCTTCTCCTTTTGGTCCGTGTAAAAGCACTAAAACGATCAACAGTATAGCCACTCCTACTTCAAAAAGCAGTATGGCTCCTTTAAAAAATTCAGTCATTTGATAAGCACTTCCTCCTAAAAAAATAAAATTATGCAAACTGAGCTAATTTATATATAATATCACATATAAATAAATTCAAGAAGGTGAAATCTTGTTCGACAAAAGTAAATTCTTTCAAACGGACCTTGTCTGCCCAATATGTAAAATAAAGTTTAAGCAATTGAAGCTAAAGGGTGGCGCCTTCAGAACAAAAACCAGGGACATAGACCTGTGTAATACCTACGAAGGCATAAACCCAAACCTTTATAGCGCTATTGTATGTCCAGAGTGCGGCTACGCAAATCTTGATCACAGCTTCCAAAATAAGCTTTCAGACGTGGTCATAAGCGTAATGCAAAAAGAGCTTCCAAAGTCAAAGATCTACAAGAAAGACCTTACAGGAGAAAGAGACTATGAAAGCGCTATAGAGGCCTACGAACAAGCTATTTTCTGTGCTAATGCGGCAGGTCATAGCGCAAGCCTTCTTGCAGGGATATATTTCAGAATGACCTGCCTTGCCAAGAGCTTTGGCTCATCAAATGAGGATGAATATAGATTGAAGGCTGCAGAGTTTTATGAGAAGGCATACGACCACGAAGAATTTCCTTTGGGAGGGAAAATGAGTCAAACCCTTGTAGAATACATGATCTCATCAATGTATTTCAAGTTAAATAAGCTTGAACAATCGATCTATTGGCTAAACTTCTCTATATCAAGGGATCCAAAAGGACTAACTGACCCCAAGGCTTACGCAATGATAAAAGAGCTATGGATGACCGTAAAGAGCATAATAAAAAAATAATTTTATTATGCTAACTTTGTACATTATATTTAAAGATCAAAGTCCTCACTTTTTGCAGGCTTATTCTGCATTACATCCTTTACAGCCTCAAAAATGCTTTCGGCAGTTGTATCAGGCTCTATCTCTTCCCAATGCAAATCATTTTCATCGCTTTTCATATTAAGAAGAAGCCTTCCCTCAGAATCAAAGTAGCCAATAGTAAGTATGGTATATGTCATGTTCTTTGGGTTAAATCTCCACTTCCACAGAGAGTGATCAAGATTGATTTCTTCATTTATCTTGGATTTTATAAAATCATTTTCCCGCTTTTTTGCCGATTCGCTTTTTAAAGTCTCTTTTATTATCACCTCTAAAAAGTTATTTTCTTCCTGGATCGAGTGCATGTCTATAAAATAGTCTTCATCTTCTGTTACCACTGCCAAAAACCATCTATCTTCCATTATTCCTCCAAAAAAGTTATTTTTTTATTATACGACATAATCTACTTTTTTATCCCAAAAAATTTACAAAATCTTGATAC is drawn from Thermodesulfobium sp. 4217-1 and contains these coding sequences:
- a CDS encoding NAD-dependent deacylase, which gives rise to MLNDDYEKAADIIREGEAVVFSGAGISTDSGIPDFRSPTGLWKQENFISLASIEALYERRSEFIKFYRERLSKIKLANPNRSHEIIAKFEEMGLVTDVITQNIDRLHHKAGSKKVIEIHGNLDEAYCRTCKSIFPSNILDEVEMCPNCGGAIGPNIVLFGEAMPDSFNDAIEIIKQAKTCIVIGSSLSVYPAAAIPETALKFNEKLIIINKTRTHLDGFADAVFNEDSSLALEEIYKKLTS
- the pstS gene encoding phosphate ABC transporter substrate-binding protein PstS: MKRILLSLLGVFLLVAAVFYVSGCSGSNAPQSASQVKQLTGAGSTFVYPLFSKMFEDYKNVKGVEVNYQSIGSGGGINALKDGTTDFSASDAYMSEKEMQTVPGGVVTIADAAGAVVMAYNIPGVKDLILDGKAIADIYLGKIKNWNDPYLEKLNPGVNFPDKPITVAHRSDGSGTTFIFTNYLSLMSPDWKSTSGAGTSVKWPVGLGGKGSEGVTAIIKQNPYSIGYVELTYAIQNHITTAKVKNKSGNIIAPTLESTQKAFEGVQLPSDMRALVLDTSNPAGYPITGFTFILLHKEMNYKGNDIAKAKAVLDLVKWIITDGQKYSEALGYVKLPQEAVANDMKILDSITWEGKPILTK
- a CDS encoding glycosyltransferase is translated as MEKSLVTIAMPAYNHEKFVQEAIKSVIDQNYENIEFIIINDCSTDNTHSKICEMIDICKNRFVRFEYINSDKNNGIAKTLNKCLKWAQGRYCSFSASDDVIYRDKISLLVKELERLPDNYVIVFGDATYINEHGEVVRVQKGSIESESVMIILASDRDDFNYLNEDEFGTYKTLFRGYLPAVSWLAKTECILDVGGFNEDFFVEDMPLWIALSKKYRFKFFNQSVAGYRIHSQSTSTSFHNKMLIDLIKLLESERDYCIQNNLYDFWKKMMLLWLKEILQKESISLEQKKYVIDVVRKIKIKT
- a CDS encoding DegT/DnrJ/EryC1/StrS family aminotransferase, coding for MLKVVFDINVVLDFSSEKRDILFKISRKIYEYCKNNKNIELYLSSSSLDNILFLKYAQIKQDFPQITKKQCLKISQNFISEILKDFKIAKTPSYIDTNTQDLEDALIIASTRAIGGFVVTRDKDMSNKYPDIVVHTDNFFEFLKSRKTKIPFLDLKNINAQYFNEYEKAFDNLINSGWYIQGNECSAFEKEFAEYCGTKYCVGVASGLDALILILRSYKELGIMSDGDEVIVPANTYIASILAISHNNLKPILVEPDINTYLIDPSKIKEKITPKTKAILAVHLYGQTCEMEKIDKIVKKYDLKLIEDSAQSHGAYYKEKRSGNLGDASGFSFYPGKNLGALGDAGAITTNDYDLSECIRALGNYGSHKKYENIYKGINSRLDEMQSAFLRVKLKYLDDEIEKRRKIAKFYLENIENDKIILPQVRDEKGHVWHLFVVRTEERETFQKYLSENGIQTMIHYPIPPHKQSSHKEWGLLSLPITEKIHREVLSLPISGVQNLDDTRKIVEIINKFK
- a CDS encoding GNAT family N-acetyltransferase, with the protein product MILFGKSINLRTVEFKDADFIYLMRQDKKAKYLSKINGTVKNQIDWIKEYKKREEERKEFYFVIESKEGDSYGLVRMYDFKQNSFCWGSWIIKDDAPKSTAIESVIQIYEFGFKTLGFDKSHFDVRKDNDKVIAFHKRFGAEIVSEDELNYYFCLDKKDYENIKLKYKRYLL
- a CDS encoding FdtA/QdtA family cupin domain-containing protein, with protein sequence MDIKFINFDIKGDERGSLIAIESFKNIPFEIKRVYYIFDTKHGVKRGFHAHKSLKQIAICVSGSCKFLLDNGSEKEVVELNSPKLGILIEDLVWHEMFDFTPDCVVLVLTDKYYDPSDYFRDYDEFLKFVKGDNK
- a CDS encoding response regulator transcription factor, with the protein product MNNTILLVEDEIDISENIKTFLNINGFEVFQAFSASQAFDNFDETKASLVILDLMLPDMFGSEVLKVLRARGSKTPILVLSALSEEHDKVSLLDLGADDYLTKPFGMRELLARVKSLIRRNEGFNKISEKGPFKIDLEKSQIFFQGDLMTLTATEYKLLVFLFEHSGKTYSREKLIDKVWGEEYFVEARMVDVYIRRLREKIETDPSDPQILKTRRGFGYVLEI
- a CDS encoding HAMP domain-containing sensor histidine kinase; this translates as MEILKDVIELIEYPVLIIDKSGQIVCYNKKFKEFSWIKDLDGKYYFEVLRFSEAHEILKDNKIKDFEKEIFLGINANKYTFILKSSQDVRIIALKPGENKEESELRKKLLGQISHELKTPIAVISSIVETGEVTGKIDSIFSEKVLDKIKRLDLALNNAIVITKIQLGLIHIERVKINLLSFLEEVLRDSLPEQYYLNAILFVDKDRTIETDPYIFKTITKNIFLNSLIHGKEPIYVSFDGNILTVKDGGMGFKEKELIELNKEEGSAGLGTAIVKSLARISGIRTHFSNENGAKVELKF
- a CDS encoding glycosyltransferase family 2 protein codes for the protein MSKLAKISLPFFTSLLFFAFLQGIATHTFEWLQWLMMFFIVYGSVILGGFIIKQFEVQKIDDSYRPFVSILIPAHNEENVIRNTILDAINQDYRDESGKRLFEVIVVDNVSSDNTPVILKQMQGEYSDLKVVYQGQDAKRGKPAALMAGLRESDGEVIAVFDSDTKIPADFISTCVPYLSDPKVGGVQSLVRMYNAQKSFLTKAQDDEFAIFTRIYQEGRDFLDGAPTLGGNGQITKKEAVLSVGGWHEHALTEDLELSLRLYEAGYNIRFCPEASVYQEGVENFGALVRQRTRWALGYLQCLMEHTPKIFLSKMAFNKKLDLSLTLFSIFLPYLTLVGYAYLLLEITRIFMFYTTLPSFILNFLAFAFLVNASVGARVLGLPRKSLLYVPLRYWFFSLHWLIAYVQAMWKMWLIWINDEVPFWDKTHHKGLQEEPAKGVSTVFQTIK
- the secG gene encoding preprotein translocase subunit SecG — its product is MTEFFKGAILLFEVGVAILLIVLVLLHGPKGEGLGSIGGEARLFTSPQGSASGLTKITAYVAGVFIVLALLMGIFW
- a CDS encoding DUF2225 domain-containing protein gives rise to the protein MFDKSKFFQTDLVCPICKIKFKQLKLKGGAFRTKTRDIDLCNTYEGINPNLYSAIVCPECGYANLDHSFQNKLSDVVISVMQKELPKSKIYKKDLTGERDYESAIEAYEQAIFCANAAGHSASLLAGIYFRMTCLAKSFGSSNEDEYRLKAAEFYEKAYDHEEFPLGGKMSQTLVEYMISSMYFKLNKLEQSIYWLNFSISRDPKGLTDPKAYAMIKELWMTVKSIIKK
- a CDS encoding surface-adhesin E family protein, whose translation is MEDRWFLAVVTEDEDYFIDMHSIQEENNFLEVIIKETLKSESAKKRENDFIKSKINEEINLDHSLWKWRFNPKNMTYTILTIGYFDSEGRLLLNMKSDENDLHWEEIEPDTTAESIFEAVKDVMQNKPAKSEDFDL